Below is a genomic region from Apostichopus japonicus isolate 1M-3 chromosome 7, ASM3797524v1, whole genome shotgun sequence.
GCATGACGTCACATATAATGCTATAGCCTCACACTAGATACCGTTTACAATCCGTGAAGTATACTACTAGCGCCGATAGAGATGGGGGTATTACCTGCagaataactatatatgaatTCAGCCAACTGCTACTTCAACTTCATTCTGTATAATCATTTCTAATGTCATGGGTACTAGTGAATATCATCTCTGCACTATCACTAAACTTTACAAACGTGTGCATTGACGATATATACTACTAGCCTATACTGATCGGTAGTTTGGTACGTATACCTGGTAATGGTATAGTAGTAGGCTAGACATACAACATGTAATTTTTTGACACTGCTGCGCTTTGAGGCATTGAGGACTCGCCCGAAACCGCGTGCAGCCATctcaaaaagttaactttctattgctttgcaagtgacgttttgttcgtgtcgctacaaaatgcagacaagaatgaaacgtgataccttgtaatctttagctggacctgagatgtccatcgctgtatcgtttatacactgtgctgtgggtgttgaccgcagctgtatgtactgagtGTACACTAGTacattaccgacggtagcaagctgtgtgtgtattttctaggatcgatggtagtgtctaacacttctattacacctctttcgaaactaggtcagattaccggcattagacgtttttgcgcgagtcttcacaccctttaacgtATACCGGACCAAACATTCGTGATGTCACGCTGTAGATGTGACGTCATACATTGGATTACGGGCTTATATGGTGTGCCCGCTCTAAGTTATAAATGGGAAACATTATGTTCCGAAGTGCATGTTTTGATACACATATACGATATACGGTATTATTGTATAGTTTATACTTATACTCGCAATATATTCTTTAAATGGAAATCTTATTTATCCCAGTGTGGTCTCTTTTCCGGTGGAATGACAAGACAGTTACCTGAACAGCTGCATGTTGACAAAGTCGAATGTCATGTTCAGCAGTGGGCTCCAGAACGGTGATATGTCatcaccccctcacccccccccccctaatataTCTGGTGTTCCcgtggcaggtcttgaaagtgacgagtatAGTGTGTGTCATTTAATTGTGGTGAGACACCATAAAGGTAtcacaccacaattagagtattATACATCCGCCCGAAAGGTTAGCCATTGTCGGGGACAAAAGAGCTAAAACGACCTAATGTAATACTTGTTTATGCATATTATACGTTACCATCATTGCTTTTTTCTGCTTTTACATGAAAGAGCATAATATAAAGTACAGAtagtgtgaaaatagggaggattgaaggtgatataaaccatattagaaaatctttggttaataAGTACTCCGAGCCAGCAAATGGTAGGGttggggttcagtatgctaaacttgctcctcttctagttCAAAATCTAAACTTTCATGATATTAAAATTtccaagtgccatgataggccaagatctcacCTATcgtgtggtgggtaggatattccagttgaaaacttctatctatgctttagcaggtcttgaaagtgacgagtttagtgtgtaagccAATGGAACAGATAATTGTGGTGCGACACCTAAACACATCGCGTGACCTCTCGATGAACCCGGATAACATATAGCAGACCACTGTGTCGTTGGCTTTCGCATGAATATCGTGCAGACTTCTTGTATAAATAAACTCGGTGTAAAGATCAGACAATACACCACTTCTAATATGCATGCATGACTGTCATCACGTGTTGGGATCAGATACACGAACCTTTATTTGAGAAGTCAACCAGACAGAGAATTTACCATTAAACGACGATCGAGTCGCGTTTTCTATATTGTTTTGCGGTAAGTAATCATCCATCATTACAGCAATACATTATttgagtgtgtgtatgtatacgggggaggggtgggtgcaGGTTGGGAGGGGTGAGATTGGGGAGAAGTTTTACTGAAAAGGAGTGAAGGAAGCCTGGGGCGAATCGGGTTGCAGGTACTCAGTATAACGACCTACAGTAACATATTGGGATGGCATATTCAGCTTGTGTGGATTTAGGCTACTGTAGACTACAAGGCCTGGCGAGAGTGTACTTTgtaatgtattttagatcctcctgcaagcaggaactcgcgaagaaacctcattggcttatcaaagccgcaagctgaccgaagtcagtctcttacattcatatttaacgtccatgattatgaattgtcaattgtcaacaactctgtaactggacgacatacattaatcttggagtgactcgaaccgggggccttatgattggaaggcaccggcgttaaccaccgagctaacactccacgagTGTGACGAGGGTCACGGAGTACATCCCTGCACTAGAGTTATGATAGTCGATGTATAGCTAATAGCCTACATAGACATCATCACACTTGTAAGAGATATTTTTAACATGCTATTGAAACCCCAACACCAATAATTATAcactgagcccccccccccaccctgctCCTTCCCAACACACCCCTTAATCGCCTTACGTCTCTGTGGCGTCACACAGGACTCTCCATTACTCTGGATACTGGTTGTTAATGTAAGAATCTCCATGCATGGCGCACCGTGAGAACTAATGGTTTCACATATTACTTTATCAGCTACCGTGGTTCGATACTTGCCAGCAGTTTGGTTTTACATGTAATAACAATTACACTTTAACCATGCAAGCAACACTGAAGTCCACGCTTACAAACCTGGTGGGTTATGTAATCATTACTGTTACTACGGAACATTCATCTGTGCCCCAATGTCAAGAGAAAACGTCAGAAATATCAAGACAGGTAAAATACGAGCAtgtcataaataaatatgagcATGTTAATATGATAAGTTCAGTGTTCTAATGTTCAATGAGAAGTcatataaacatgttattactcAAAATCAGCATGTGAAGAATAAAGTGGATATCTTTGCAATAGGTTGAGAGACATTTGAGTCATTAGTTTTAAGCCCTATAGACGTTAGTGGGCGGTGTTATTCGTTACACAATTTCAGAACTTATATCAACATGTGATCAGCGTGTTACAAATCATGAGCATGTCACTGTTGACATTGATATGTTAATTACATATGGTCCCGACAAATGACAtgaggtcccgagttcgagtaaccccaagattaatgtacgtCGTCCACTTACaaggttgttgacaattgacaattcataatcatggacgtttaaatatgaatctaagaaactgacttcagtcagcttgcggctttaataagccaatggtggcttcttcgtgagttcctgcttgtaggaggatctaaaatacatacatacaattacATCAAAATACCATTTATGTCAGAAAACAATATCAGCATTTTAGACCTTGTTGATATCAGCGTGTCAGACAACTTTCTACGTGCTACTCGAACATTATactgtaacatgctgatatttGTCCTGCTTAATTAATAAACTGCTATTTTCTCGTGACATTGTGAAACATATGGTGCTCCGTACGTAACCACAGTTTCTAGACTAAAAATAGgaacaaataggcctataaaTGCCCACCACTGAACTACATGTATGTGGTTGTAGACCAAACTATACACTTGCAAATAGAAACCGCCCCAAGTAGGAACACAACAAAGGATCTGTCGCAAACATGACCTGGGTAAATAGCTGTGTCATTCCTCAGATCGTGTAAATAAAGTAAAGGCTGCTTAGCCTAACGCTGGTTTCGAGTTGCTGTGACTTGCTGTATAATCGACACAGACTTGTCAACTCTTCACTATGCTATTGACACTGAGTCTCAACTATAGACTGTTGGTAGCAATACAAAGCCTGTTTATAGCTTAGCCTCCTGTTAGCAGTGTTAATCTAAGATCATGGAAAGTCAATTTGTAAAATACATGGTTGTGTGGGCCTACCTTGGACGAACAGAACAGTGTAACCGCTTTaattcaaggattttttatccaaaagtcaagaaaaattTCATCTTAAATTCCCAATGCATTGAACTCTATTCTAAACATAGAAAAGGTTGGGGGCTTGTTGTaagtttcaaatgtcatttcctCTCAACCTGTTAATCAGATATATTTGGTAAAGTGTTGTTTCTGGTTATGTATCATTTATATCCACAAAGTTGTTTGCACCTACACATGGTTCAAACGTTAATTTAGGAagtattgtgtttacaaggttttacagATACTGTGGCCTATGTTGACATCAAATAAACTTTCTTTCACAGAACAACTGGATTCTTCATTTTTAATACTGCCTCAAATGAATCCACAAACCAAGCAAGAGTTCCACCTAAATTGAAGTCTAAAACAAGAgcgatgattttttttaaatttattacacTAAATCCAAATATTCTAAACAAAGTCCATCAAATTGCCTTTGATCTCTTTTTTTGGGGTTTTGTACTCACTAAGATGGATCCATATATGGAGTGCGGAGTTTATCCAACTTTTATTCATGTTTCcatatatttttgatatttaatgattgatatttgtaatgcatttatttacatttatatctCAGTTGTGGGAGTAATAACAGACTGTTAAAAAGCGATGGCAACGAACTCGCTAGATGATGAACGACTACAGATAGAGCAGCATCACGTGAAGATAGGTTGCCATGGAAACATCCGAGAATACAAAGGTATCGAGTAACTAAAAATATACTGAATATCACGGGAAATGAACGCATGGCAGAACCATTGACCCCTGTGACTAGAACCATTGACCCCGGTGGCGAGAACCATTGACCCCTGTGGCTTCAACCATTGACTCTGGTGGCTAGAACCGTTGACCATGTTGGCTAGAACCATTGACCCTGGTGGCTAGAACCATTGACCCTGGTGGCTAGGACGATTGACCCTGATGGCTAGAACCATTGACCCCGGTGGAGAGAACCATTGACCCTGTGGCTAGAACCATTGACCCCTGTGGCAAGATTTACCCATGTGGCGAAGACCATTGACCCTGGTGGCTAGAACCATTGACCCTGTTGGCTAGAACCATTGACCCTTGTGGCTAGAACCATTGACCCTGATGGCTAGGATCATTGACCCCGTGGGGAGAACCATTGACCCCGGTGGTGAGAACCATTGACCCCGGTATCGAAAACCATTGACCCCGGTGGCGAGAACCATTGATCCTGGTGGCTAGAACCATTGACCTCTGTAGCTAGAACCATTGACTCGTGTGGCCTGTGGTTGTACTGTGGTTGTCCTTGGTTGTACTCATGGGCTAGGACTTAACTCAGACTCGGACCAGGTGGACTCAAACTCGGCTCGGACTCGGAATAAATGGACTCTATTCTGGGGAAAGAAGTCTGTGTTGTCTATTAACATCCATTGTCTTAGCTTTTCAATATTTAGCAAATACCGGTCGAAACCTAACTTcgacaatgaaaaagaaaggaaagtgTAGAACAAAAAAGGGTTAAAAAGAAATAACGAGCATATGTTATGCATTAAGAAAACGTCTCTAGAAACGTTTGTTAAAGATGATGCTTGGTTCTTTATCTCTCTTGTTATTCATTAGGAACATACAATTATGAATAAGTCTCCTTGCTGTTTATATACATCTCTTATGGTTCTCCAAAGAAGCACACAATCATAAGAAGTCACGTTAGCTGTTATtttttgcggtaccgatgaatattAATCCCATTTTACTTTGTTCATAGATCGTGATGGAAACGTGAAGGGATATTTCTGTTCCCTTTGTAAGGAGGAATGGCTTGCACATACGGAGAACAGGAACCGACTTGACATCGTTGGATGTCAACACGTTGCACACCATGTCGTACCGTCCTTCTGTTGTATGCAGGTTTCCGACACGGGTAACTATATCCAGTGGAAGAATATAAACGAAACGACTGGAGGGTTGAAACCAGGAGATCACGTGTCATGGTTGCGACCAATTATGGGGTACTGGCACCATGCCATCGTTGAGGAAGTCACAGATGATTCTATTAAGGTGATAGAGTGGTCAAGAAGCATTCACAGGAATACCAGAAAGAAATGGAAACTGTTTGACAACTGTTGTTACAGTCCGATGTACAAGGCTTATTATCCCAAAGAAGTAGAACAGCTAAATCCTCCTGAAGTGGTTTTGATGAGAGCTAGAGCCCGCTTAGAAGACACTGGATATGGTCCATTCTCCGATAATTGTGAACATTTCGCAACTTATTGTAAAACAGGTCTGCATCGCTGTAATCAGCTCCACCAACTGAAGATAACACTGCGTGCCTGGATCCGTAGGATTGTTTTAAGTGTCTTACATATGGCAATCGTCGTTTCATTCTCGGAAACGATAGAGGTGGTTGCAGGCAACAACAAACATTGGATCGGCGCCATATTATTGGTTGTTTCCGAGATTTTGTACCAGATTTTGGTGGTAGGTGTGATTTATTGCCGAGATTCTCGTAGGGAGGGATTTCGTATGAATGGAGACCCGAGAATGTCGCGCGCATGTAAATGCGCGTCGCTAAAGGCTGTCTTACAGTCTGTTCTGTTTGTGAGTTTTGCCATAGCCGCGAATGTCGCTCTGCTGGAAGCCTTGAATGAAAAGTATGGACCATGGTCTGAAGCAAAGATAGCAGGTGCAGAGATTGGGCTCGGCATTGCTGGAGGAATGGTCGGTAACATTGTAGGATTCTTCCTCTTTGCATTCATTCCTTATCCTTGTTGTAGAAACGAAATACCAGTTTCAGAAGTAGCCGTTGTTACTTGATATGGAAAATGTATCATTTTCACATTTACTGTGTAGGCGGtttgtgtatatacatatatgggaGATAACCACCTCCATATGTACTTATGGTATAACTTATAGCTTACCCTGCTAATGATATATCATGCATGGCTTTGACACTGTTAACTGGAAATTAATTTACGTTAATGTTTCATACGGAGCATATAAGCTGCAGGACATATCCACTGAGAAATCAATAACACGTGTCTAGATTTCGTCAAAGATTGgattcaatatatttatttttgatagGTGGTTCCATATCGCCCAGTTGACGTGTTGTACATGGAGCACTCATGTACTAATTATCAATTAGAAACAATAATGAATTTCTTGGCACCCACGTTGTCTGGAGAGGAGAGCtacattttttattcttttaagaAAAGAATTCTCAAAATCCGTTACATTTTTTAGCTTCTATATTCGTACACCACGTTCCATTATAGTTTTATCATCATTACTTTTATATTAATCCATCTACGAAGGAACTGCTGTTAGATGTCGTATTTTACTGCCAGTATTATATCCATTCTTTCACGGAGGAGACGGATAAAGTCGTTTGAAATGATGGCAACACCTTTACAgcttattattttgttattaaatttaataacattGGACTTCTGCCATACCATTTAAAAGCCCGGAGGAGAGAAACTCGTATTTACATCATCTGGAATAAGACTTCACAGCCTTCATGCGTGGGACTACGAAATCATCGACGCTAACTTTATGTCAGGAGAAAGAAATTCTTTTAACTGTAAAACTAATTAGTTTAACTAATAATTGAAAATAGTTTGAATTCTGTTATCTGCTTGTTATATCATTTCATTAACGTTAATTTCAATGGATAGATTGATCAGTTCCTTGATACTTTTGCTGTTAATATCATAAATGTTTCACTCTTTATATGACCGAAGAAAAAgagtatcatttttttcttcttgcgTTATGACATCAGGATGAAATTTGTGAATTCCGAGTATGTTTTACACACCAAGGTTGTACATCTTCAAGTGTAAGATGTCATGTTGCCCATGGTATTCATGTAAAGGTACTTTATAGTGCTAAAAGCACTAAAAAgataagcaaaaaaaaaaaaataccacacttttcaaatttttgtttttaagtttgggaacatgtttgtttttattcataacTTTGTGACAATATTTTGTTCACAAGTTTCCAAGAAGAAGTAACCTAGACAGCacaaagcaacaacaaaaaacttaaATTATGGTTATGCCTAATAATCAAATGTACTCCTTGTGGCTTCATTTAACAGTCTCTTTAAATATCCCTGGTCTTAGTCGTTTAACCCTTCAAGGGAACTCAGTGTGTCTCACCCCCTCATTCCCCCCACTccaccacacacacataccaaaTCGTGGCAAAACAAATCCAACAGTTAGAAATCTGCTGGTAATTATTCTTAATGTTGAAAATTCTGTCAACTTGCGACAAATcggaaaggaaataaaaaaattaagtcATGGGTTTCAAATTTAACTTGATACTTCTGATAGACAATGGTCCGAAGGTGAAAAAAAGCCTCTAGGTTTTAAGTTTCGTGGTCCATATTTTGTGTATAAGATAAAACCTTCATAAATTGTTAGGCCAAAGtgattaaaacaagaaaaaaatgtttccaagGTTTCCAtatctaaattttgaaaaaaatgcagtaacgaaaatcaaagaaaataattatcatGTGCCTCAAAATAGCATGTACGGTAAACGTCAACTCACTGTAGTGCCTTATAATTCATATTATGTAGCTAATGTATTAATGGCAAATACGGTACACAATTTATGCAGGTGCTAATATACCACCAGGGGTCATGAGAGGCGGGGAATTGCCCCATCCCAAAGTTTTGTTTCTATAAGCCACAAAATGACCAAACTCTATGTGAACTCTTTTAGCATAATTAGGTCAACATGCATTGACAGATGCTCTAAATCGATATGTATGACACGGCGCCCGTGTGATGTGTACCATTTGGAGCCTGGGCACCCTTCCCCCATGTAGGCCACCgaaaatgtttgtttcatattttggggaaatattttatataaaaaaaagatacACAAAAAGACGACACTGGTGTGTTGAAAGTGTTAGAAGTTGAACCATAAAACCCAAGCAAGCTGTAAAGCTGAATCGTAAAGACAAAATTCACACTGACTGTCCAAAGTAAATTATGGATCTCGCTAACCACTATTCAAATATCGGTGAGAGTAAAACCCTAACCACTGACCCTAAAGTCCATGTAAACATACGACGGTTATTCCAAAGTGTTCCATAACTGAATAACAAATGTCATTCCAAGCCCGAGTGTTAAAGCTCAACCAACTCACACCGGATCAGTCTACCTCTAGtgtcacccacccccccccccccgatccttTTCTCGATCCATATTTCTCTCTTAAAATTTATTCTCAGCTCTACGGCCCATGTAATATAGATGGTGTATCACCTACCCTACTATTCACTTTcactaaaatttgtaaatcGCAATAGATTTCCACAACCCAAAACTAATGACAAAATATATGGCGTACTGGCATTTATTCTAACCTCTGCATTTACAAGCATtgcacatacatgtacacaggggcgggatttgagttgtgaaagtgggggggcaaacctgccagcaagactatctaagcggagcgccaccatcggttggcgcgtagcgtacaagaaattttttggctttacaaaccctccagacagccggaaacggcacttcccgagtgctctaagctgcatgtacccatccctGAAAtgtggatctcatgtctgcagttgtatctagatagttaattttcgtttaaaaatttgaagaggattgatagtaaaACATATGGTcaagatggtgatgtacaacttttgttatacgtcactatctaagcggagcgccatcatcggttggcatggagcgtcgaaattttcgatgaaaggtacccttagatcgTAAAATCcgctttccccctaaaattattagtatattgtgaattggaccgatcaagaatatgttcagcacccacttcttggagcacttggcaaatattgggagctgaacatacctttaccccccccccccccctaccgaaactgccgagtgctgtatactgtaacaatggatttaatgtgttactgtgttagtgccaatttgtaatttacattattcgatttgcatgcatcattcccagtggcggagctagggatatcggtcgggggggggggcgagaatggtctgtaggggcgcttttgacactatctaagcggagtgccaccacaggttggcgcggagcgtacagaaattttttgagtaaagatactccctagatcgccggaaatgaccctttccgggccttgcttatttgcagataaacgaagaataaataggtgtcatcgccgaattacacca
It encodes:
- the LOC139969901 gene encoding uncharacterized protein isoform X3, coding for MATNSLDDERLQIEQHHVKIGCHGNIREYKDRDGNVKGYFCSLCKEEWLAHTENRNRLDIVGCQHVAHHVVPSFCCMQVSDTGNYIQWKNINETTGGLKPGDHVSWLRPIMGYWHHAIVEEVTDDSIKVIEWSRSIHRNTRKKWKLFDNCCYSPMYKAYYPKEVEQLNPPEVVLMRARARLEDTGYGPFSDNCEHFATYCKTGLHRCNQLHQLKITLRAWIRRIVLSVLHMAIVVSFSETIEVVAGNNKHWIGAILLVVSEILYQILVVGVIYCRDSRREGFRMNGDPRMSRACKCASLKAVLQSVLFVSFAIAANVALLEALNEKYGPWSEAKIAGAEIGLGIAGGMVGNIVGFFLFAFIPYPCCRNEIPVSEVAVVT